Proteins from a genomic interval of Heteronotia binoei isolate CCM8104 ecotype False Entrance Well chromosome 7, APGP_CSIRO_Hbin_v1, whole genome shotgun sequence:
- the POLR2K gene encoding DNA-directed RNA polymerases I, II, and III subunit RPABC4 yields MDTQKDAPPPKQQPMIYICGECHRENEINAKETIRCRECGYRIMYKKRTKRLVVFDAR; encoded by the exons ATGGACACCCAGAAAGATGCACCACCTCCCAAGCAGCAGCCCATGATATACATCTGTGGAG AGTGTCATagagaaaatgaaataaatgcaAAAGAGACCATCCGATGCAGAGAGTGTGGTTACAGAATAATGTACAAGAAGAGAACAAAAAGAT TGGTTGTATTTGATGCCCGATGA